GTGCTCCGGCCACCGGAGGTGTGAAGAAGCCGCATCGCTACCGTCCGGGAACCGTAGCCCTGCGTGAAATCCGTCGCTACCAGAAGTCGACCGAGCTGCTCATCCGCAAGCTGCCCTTCCAGCGTCTGGTTCGTGAGATCGCTCAGGACTTCAAGACCGATCTGCGCTTCCAGAGCTCGGCTGTGATGGCCCTGCAGGAAGCCAGCGAGGCCTACCTTGTCGGCCTGTTCGAGGATACCAATCTGTGTGCCATTCACGCGAAACGCGTCACCATCATGCCGAAAGACATCCAGCTGGCTCGTCGTATCCGTGGAGAGCGCGCCTAAGTCGCTTCGCGCACCATTTTCCTACTCAAACGGTCCTTCTCAGGACCACCAGAAATGTTGACCAAAAGAGTAATTCGAAGTCCTTCCAAATGTTGATCAATTTTTGTCATGTTTACCACGTTCGATAACAAGGATTATCGTGACGTGTTCTTTGTCATGAAAAGCAAACGTGATCTTTGCATATAAAAGAGAATAATTATTCATCTGAGAGAGAATCTCTTCAGGTGAGAGTGTCACCCAAGTATCGAGCGTGTAACGTAGGAGCGCTAAAGCGACGCCACGCCAATGTACGCGGGAAATGGTTACCATGGAgatgaaatttcatttcaatagcAAGCTAGGATGCCATAATTTCTATCCCAAATGGTTGGctttttatctgtcaaaaccgCTCTAGATATCGACACATTTGATCGAAGGTAGAGTGTGCAGTGGCTACCATagcaacaaacacatgcaaaatAAGGTGGGCTTACAGCATCGATTGAAATtgtcattttgacattttgtaaGCTGGTTACCGTGACATCTCTTCTACGACTGATCGTAGCTTGGTTGTGTATCATCGTGTTCATCATTCGATCGGGTTGCCATCGTGGAACACAGAGGGGTTCATCTTAACACACATCCTACATATAAAGCCAAACAAGATGGTAGTTCAAGATGCATGATCGTGAGAGAAATCAAATACAAAGAGAACATTTTCAGAAAACAACTCCGTAGTAGGCAGATGTTTCGCAAACCTTTCTTCTAGAGCGCGTTCAAACCTGCGCGTTGCTTAGCGACAGGCTTCCTTCGATTGGCTCAAattctcaatattttcataccAAAGCACACCATCTACCAAACAATCACAAGTTGTAAAATGTAAGCATTTTAGGCGACGCTAATAAGATTGTGGTCCTGAAAAGGACCGGTTGGATGAGTTGGCAACAGCTCCGATGACTGGCTGGTGAGTTTAGCCTCCGAAACCGTACAGATCaattttgatcaatttttgtcATGTTTAACACGTTCGATAACAAGGATTATCGTGACGTGTTCTTTGTCATGAAAAGCGAACGTGATCTTTGCATGTAAAAGAGAATAATTATTCATCTGAGAGAGAATCTCTTCAGGTGAGAGTGTCACCCAAGTATCGAGCGTGTAACGTAGGAGCGCTAAAGCGACGCCACGCCAATGTACGCGGGAAATGGAgatgaaatttcattttaatagcAAGCTAGGATGCCATAATTCCTATCCCAAATGGTTGGctttttatctgtcaaaaccgCTCTAGAATTCGACACATTTGATCGAAGGTAGACAGTGGCTACCATagcaacaaacacatgcaaaatAAGGTGGGCTTACAGCATCGATTGGAATtgtcattttgacattttgtaagctggtttgtttgcaatagATCATGAGAATGTTTCATCGAAAATGCACCAAATTTTACAACAGTTTGTTCGGCAgtcgttcccttttttatataaaaattatttattttaagcaactTAAAACTACTTTACAAACCGAAAAGGGGATATATTTAGAGACGATGCAAATTTTATAGAGGACATCTAAGGATAGCTCTCTTACGTATGCTAatatgacttaaaataggtaagaggcgCATGAAATTTGAACCTTGGTCTTGACGTCACGCCACTCGGAGTAGGACTGGAATTAATAGACGAGTTTCTAGGACGTACATTTGAagaaagggctggggacaaaTTCTTTTCGACAGATGCATTTTGTGGTCCTGAAAAGGACCGGTTGGTTTGATGGAGAGAGATGAATGTGCTCCAAGTCCGTCGAATTACTTCGAGCTGGTGTACTTGGTGACCGCCTTCGTTCCTTCGGAGACGGCGTGCTTGGCCAGCTCACcaggcagcagcaggcggACGGCCGTTTGAATTTCGCGGGACGTGATCGTCGAGCGCTTGTTGTAATGCGCCAGGCGAGACGCTTCGGCAGCGATGCGCTCGAAGATGTCGTTCACGAAGCTGTTCATGATGCTCATCGCCTTGGAGGAAATACCGGTGTCGGGGTGGACTTGCTTCAACACCTTGTAGATGTAGATAGCGTAGCTCTCCTTGCgggtcttccttttcttcttcttgtccgaCTTGGAGATGTTTTTCTGGGCCTTGCCAGACTTCTTCGCAGCCTTTCCACTGGTTTTCGGTGCCATTTCGCTCGTTTACGATGCCAACTGTGAGAGGGTAAAAAtacgtttgatgaaaaatcatGCACCCCATTCGGCTTTTATTCACATCCGAAGAGACCAGACGTCAGTTGGCTGACGTTTTCAGCCCTAGGTATATAAACGAGAATAAGGGATGATTTTGACATAAACGAACAAGCAACCAAGCTTCGAGCACATCGTCGAGCCCTAGCCGAACTAAACCGAACCCAAGCAATCATCATGTCTGGACGtggaaagggaggaaaagtgAAGGGAAAGGCAAAGTCCCGCTCGAACCGTGCCGGTCTACAGTTCCCGGTTGGCCGTATCCACCGTCTGCTGCGCAAAGGCAACTATGCCGAGCGCGTCGGTGCTGGTGCACCAGTGTATCTGGCTGCCGTGATGGAGTACTTGGCCGCTGAAGTGTTGGAGCTGGCAGGAAACGCTGCGCGAGACAACAAGAAGACCCGCATCATCCCGCGTCATCTGCAGCTGGCCATCCGTAACGACGAGGAATTGAACAAACTGTTGTCCGGTGTGACCATCGCCCAGGGCGGTGTGCTGCCCAACATTCAGGCCGTGCTGTTGCCGAAGAAGACCGAAAAGAAGGCTTAAGCGCTCTCATGCAATCTTCTCCACCAAAAACCCGTCCTTTTCAGGGCGACAAATCACTTTGCTAAAGATTGTTTAACCATTCCTAAAGCTCATTGCTATATCTACGACACTACGACGTGCACACAACGTTTTTACCTGCGAATTCGCAGTTGACCTTCGCTATCTACGAGGaacgaaagggaagaaaaggtaATGCTTTACCTACCTCCCATCGTTGAGTCGTTTACCTGTTGAGCATGAGACTTGCTGGGacagttttccacaaaacaaacagttttccactCTGGTTCCTGCGAAAGAGCAACAAGGCGTTACCTGTTCTAAACGTGAGTAGGACAATAAGGGAAACATAAGGGAAAGTCAGGCACAAACAGAAGGACTGggcttttaaaaaaagcaaataccAACACTCAAGAAAGTCGGCCTGTTTCTTACGGCGTAAAATTACCGGATTCCGCCATGTCGGATACCCTGTGCTATGTTATGGCAATAAACCTATGGGAAAATATCCTCACTTAATGTTTAGGAAGAGAAAGACGTTTGATATGTAgggaaaatatagaaaagtagctttattcaacaaaataaattttcaaacgttcACCGTGACATCTCTTCTACGACTGATCGTAGCTTGGTTGTGTATCATCGTGTTCATCTATCATTCGATCGGGTTGCCATCGTGGAACACAGAGGGGTTCATCTTAACACACATCCTACATATAAAGCCAAACAAGATGGTAGTTCAAGATGCATGATCGTGAGAGAAATCaaatacaaagaaaacattttcagaAAACAACGCCGTAGTAGGCAGATGTTTCTCAAACCTTTCTTCTAGAGCGCGTTCAAACCTGCGCGTTGCTTAGCGACAGGCTTCCTTCGATTGGCTCAAattctcaatattttcataccAAAGCACACCATCTACCAAACAATCACAAGTTGTAAAATGTAAGCATTTTAGGCGACGCTAATAAGATTGTGGTCCTGAAAAGGACCGGTTGGATGAGTTGGCAACAGCTCCGATGACTGGCTGGTGAGTTTAGCCTCCGAAACCGTACAGGGTGCGACCTTGACGCTTCAGCGCGTACACTACGTCCATCGCTGTAACGGTCTTGCGCTTGGCATGTTCGGTGTAGGTGACCGCATCACGGATCACATTCTCCAAGAATACTTTCAACACGCCACGAGTTTCCTCGTAAATCAGGCCAGAGATACGCTTCACTCCTCCACGGCGGGCCAGACGACGGATGGCTGGCTTGGTGATTCCCTGGATGTTATCACGCAGCACTTTGCGATGACGCTTGGCTCCTCCTTTACCCAGACCTTTGCCTCCCTTTCCGCGTCCAGTCATTTTGATCTGTAATGTT
This genomic window from Anopheles maculipalpis chromosome 2RL, idAnoMacuDA_375_x, whole genome shotgun sequence contains:
- the LOC126556411 gene encoding histone H2B; translation: MAPKTSGKAAKKSGKAQKNISKSDKKKKRKTRKESYAIYIYKVLKQVHPDTGISSKAMSIMNSFVNDIFERIAAEASRLAHYNKRSTITSREIQTAVRLLLPGELAKHAVSEGTKAVTKYTSSK
- the LOC126556392 gene encoding histone H2A, with translation MSGRGKGGKVKGKAKSRSNRAGLQFPVGRIHRLLRKGNYAERVGAGAPVYLAAVMEYLAAEVLELAGNAARDNKKTRIIPRHLQLAIRNDEELNKLLSGVTIAQGGVLPNIQAVLLPKKTEKKA
- the LOC126556438 gene encoding histone H4, coding for MTGRGKGGKGLGKGGAKRHRKVLRDNIQGITKPAIRRLARRGGVKRISGLIYEETRGVLKVFLENVIRDAVTYTEHAKRKTVTAMDVVYALKRQGRTLYGFGG